Genomic window (Azospirillum lipoferum 4B):
TCACCGCCGCACCCTGGCGCGCGAATTCCAGCGCGGTCGCCCGCCCGATGCCGCTGGACGCGCCCGTGATGACCACCACCTTGTCGTCAAGACGCTTCACCATGACCGCAATCCTTTCGTCGAAATCCCGTCTTTGGGCCGTACAACAGCGCAGGCCACGGAAAATCTCGGGGTCTGGAGAAGCGGACACGAACCCGCTACAGTCACAGGCGGAGTAAGGATTTCGTCCTCAACCATCGTGGAGCGGGCGCGGTGCCGGCGAGAGAGCTTGACGTTAAGGGGCTGCATTGCCCGTTGCCAATCCTGCGCACCCGGGCGCTGCTCGACCGCATGGAACCGGGGGAGGAGCTGGTGGTCCAGGCGACCGATCCGGCCTCGGTCATCGATTTCAAGCATTTCTGCAACACGACCGACAACGCGCTGCTGTCGCACGAGACCCAGCCGGACGAGGTCCACAAGACCGTCTTCGTCTACCGCATCCGCCGGGGCGGCTGAGGCATCCGTCCTTCCCCTCCCCGCCGTACCGCGAAAGGTTCCACCCCGATGCCGCTTCTCCCCGCCTCCCCGCCGCCCCTGCGTCCCGGCGCCGTGATCCACGGCCCCGGTTCGTACGGGGTCGACGCGCTGCTGGACGGCTTCACGGCGGAGCTGAAGCGGCGCGGCTTCCGCGTCGGCGGGCTGGTGCAGCGCAACCACGGGCCGGGCGACGACTGCGCGGAGCGGATGGAGCTGGTCGACGTCGCGACCGGCCGCGCCTATGACATCACCCAGCGGCTGGGCCGGGAATCGCAGTCCTGCCGCGTCGATCCGACCGGCGTGGCGGAAGCCAGCCAGGCCATCCGCGACGCCGTCGCCTCGAACGTCGACCTGCTGGTGGTCAACAAGTTCGCCGGGCTGGAATCGCATGGCGACGGTCTGTCGGACGAGATGCTGACAGCCATCGCGGAGGGCATCCCGCTGCTGACCAGCGTCGGCAGCCGCTATCTCAACGAATGGCAGGCCGCGACCGGCGGCTTCTGCGACCTGCTGTCGCCGACCGCCGACGCGCTGTGGCGCTGGTGGGGGCCGCAGCGGATGTACCCGGATCTGGTGCAGGGCGTCGCCGATGCCGAGGTCCGCCGCGTCATCACCGGCGACAAGTGGGTCCTGGTGGAAACCGGCGAGGGGCTGGGCGTCGCCGCCCGGCAGGCCCCCGCGGCGGACGACGATCCCGGACGCTGGGCCGGCCGGTCCTTGCGCGATCTGGCGGCCATGGCCGCGCGCTCCTGGGATCCGCTGGAGATTTCGGTGGGCGTCGCGGCGCTGAACGCCCATTACAACCGTCCCGATGTGGCAGGCGTCCCCGGCAACGGGCTGGACCTGTTCGCGTCGGTGGAAGGACGCGTCGTGGTGGTCGGCGGTTTCCCGCAGGTCGCCCGCCGGATGCCGCGCGCCCAGGTGATCGACATGACCCCGCAGGAGGGCGAGCACCCGGAGGCCGCCTGCGACTGGCTTCTGCCGGGTGCGGAGGCGGTGGCCGTCACCGCGTCGGCCTTCGCCAACCGCACCCTGCCCCGCCTGCTGCGGGTGTCGGCCGGGGCAAGGGTGGCGATGATCGGTCCCGGCACGCCGCTGACCCCGCGCCTGTTCGACTATGGCGTGGACGTGCTGGCCGGCTTCGTCGCCACCGACCGCGAGGCGGTGGTCCGCACCATCGCCGGCGGCGGCGGCTCGCGCGATTTTCATCCCCATGGCC
Coding sequences:
- a CDS encoding sulfurtransferase TusA family protein; this encodes MPARELDVKGLHCPLPILRTRALLDRMEPGEELVVQATDPASVIDFKHFCNTTDNALLSHETQPDEVHKTVFVYRIRRGG
- a CDS encoding DUF2478 domain-containing protein; this encodes MPLLPASPPPLRPGAVIHGPGSYGVDALLDGFTAELKRRGFRVGGLVQRNHGPGDDCAERMELVDVATGRAYDITQRLGRESQSCRVDPTGVAEASQAIRDAVASNVDLLVVNKFAGLESHGDGLSDEMLTAIAEGIPLLTSVGSRYLNEWQAATGGFCDLLSPTADALWRWWGPQRMYPDLVQGVADAEVRRVITGDKWVLVETGEGLGVAARQAPAADDDPGRWAGRSLRDLAAMAARSWDPLEISVGVAALNAHYNRPDVAGVPGNGLDLFASVEGRVVVVGGFPQVARRMPRAQVIDMTPQEGEHPEAACDWLLPGAEAVAVTASAFANRTLPRLLRVSAGARVAMIGPGTPLTPRLFDYGVDVLAGFVATDREAVVRTIAGGGGSRDFHPHGRMVTLHRPPHS